Proteins encoded in a region of the Fundulus heteroclitus isolate FHET01 chromosome 2, MU-UCD_Fhet_4.1, whole genome shotgun sequence genome:
- the sema4ba gene encoding sema domain, immunoglobulin domain (Ig), transmembrane domain (TM) and short cytoplasmic domain, (semaphorin) 4Ba, whose amino-acid sequence MWTMSMAWLCLPAYTVLLVGFLHMAVTENDVTPRLSFPYNAKERKTRSFSANGVFNFTSLLLSSEDNMLYVGAREILFALNLSDISAAKLQRSLTWETPDRKRDECSFKGKDLKRDCFNYIKILLHMNSTHLYVCGTYAFSPICAYIRTADFSFVVNDASEIVTEDGRSRCPFNPEYKSTAIMADGELYAATVSNFQGNEPIIYKSLSQGTALKTENSLNWLQDPAFVGSAYIQESLPKGNLVGDDDKIYFFFSEAGKEFDFFDNTIVSRIARVCKGDIGGERVLQKKWTTFLKAQLLCSLPDDGFPFNIIQDMFVLTPGPDDWKDTVFYGVFTSQWYKGASGSSAVCSFTMDQVEQAFNGRYREVNRETQQWYTYNHPVPEPRPGACITNAARELGVSSSLHMPDKALNFVKDHFLMDSVIRSQPLLLKRNVRYTQIVVHRVQTTKKVYNVLFIGTDDGRLHKAINIKNKMHIIEEIVIFRDSQPVQHIELDTEKGRLYVSSLSELVEVPVANCTNYQSCGECILSRDPYCAWNKGQCVDVRSAPASKAQQQDVDEANTSAICRKPSPRVANPPPTRASSCQAIIIPANTFKVLPCKLRSNLAERKWQFSEGTDHFHYPSPEGGLVVVAQAGKQETYECWSVEEGFMELLANYCVRGEAKQESTTLTGRSRTPQLSQEEVIFLPGETRSPQINTKTYWNELIVVCALLGFSVVVFSLFVVYRNRDHMKSMLKEGECPNMQQKKPRMVGKPAENLPLNGTTVTTSASDHKGYQTLNDNYLCSTPPHECSSPDNTKSFSESEKRPLNLKESHVEISPTCPRPRVRLGSEIKDSIV is encoded by the exons ACGCAAAGGAAAGGAAAACCAGGAGCTTCTCAGCCAATGGGGTCTTCAACTTCACCTCCCTCCTGCTCAGTAGCGAGGACAACATGTTGTACGTCGGCGCCCGGGAGATTCTGTTTGCTCTCAACCTCTCAGATATCAGCGCAGCGAAGCTACAACGCAGT ctcaCGTGGGAAACTCCAGACAGGAAGAGAGATGAGTGCAGTTTCAAAGGCAAAGATCTAAAG AGGGACTGCTTCAACTACATAAAGATTTTACTGCATATGAACAGCACTCACCTGTATGTGTGTGGAACGTACGCCTTCAGCCCAATCTGCGCCTACATT AGGACTGCAGACTTCTCTTTTGTCGTGAACGATGCTTCTGAGATTGTTACAGAGGACGGACGTAGCCGCTGCCCCTTCAACCCAGAGTACAAGTCTACTGCCATCATGGCTG ATGGGGAGCTCTACGCCGCCACAGTCAGTAATTTCCAAGGAAATGAACCCATCATCTACAAGAGCCTGAGCCAAGGAACtgctctaaaaacagaaaactctcTCAACTGGCTTCAAG ACCCGGCCTTTGTCGGCTCAGCTTACATACAGGAGAGCCTGCCCAAGGGCAACCTCGTGGGCGATGACGATAAGATTTACTTCTTCTTCAGCGAAGCGGGGAAGGAGTTTGATTTCTTTGACAACACCATTGTGTCACGCATCGCTCGCGTGTGTAAG GGCGACATTGGAGGAGAGAGGGTACTGCAGAAGAAGTGGACCACTTTCTTAAAGGCCCAGCTCCTGTGCTCACTGCCTGATGATGGTTTTCCTTTCAACATAATCCAAGACATGTTTGTGCTCACGCCGGGCCCCGACGACTGGAAGGATACTGTGTTTTACGGAGTCTTCACATCTCAGTG GTATAAAGGTGCGTCAGGAAGCTCTGCAGTCTGTTCCTTCACCATGGACCAAGTGGaacaagcttttaatggaagatACCGTGAGGTCAACAGAGAGACCCAGCAGTGGTACACCTACAATCATCCTGTCCCGGAGCCTCGGCCTGGAGCT TGTATAACAAATGCAGCCAGAGAGTTGGGCGTCTCCTCCTCGCTGCACATGCCAGACAAGGCGCTGAATTTCGTCAAAGACCACTTCCTGATGGACAGCGTCATTCGCAGCCAACCTCTCCTTCTGAAGCGCAACGTACGCTACACGCAGATTGTCGTCCATCGAGTCCAGACAACTAAAAAGGTGTACAATGTGCTTTTCATTGGAACAG ATGACGGGAGACTTCATAAAGCCATTAACATCAAAAACAAGATGCACATCATAGAGGAGATAGTGATCTTCCGTGACTCCCAACCGGTccaacacattgagctggacaCTGAGAAG GGTCGGCTTTACGTCTCATCTCTCTCTGAACTTGTGGAGGTGCCAGTCGCCAACTGCACTAATTATCAGAGCTGCGGCGAGTGCATCCTCTCCAGGGACCCATACTGTGCCTGGAACAAGGGCCAGTGCGTGGACGTCAGAAGTGCTCCTGCAAGCAA GGCCCAGCAGCAGGATGTAGATGAAGCAAACACATCAGCTATATGCAGGAAGCCAAGCCCACGGGTTGCTAATCCTCCACCGACAC GAGCGTCTTCATGCCAGGCGATCATTATCCCAGCCAACACTTTCAAAGTACTGCCGTGCAAGCTGCGCTCCAACTTGGCCGAGAGAAAGTGGCAGTTCAGCGAAGGCACAGACCACTTCCACTACCCCAGCCCGGAGGGGGGGCTGGTGGTGGTCGCTCAGGCCGGCAAGCAGGAAACCTACGAGTGCTGGTCGGTGGAGGAGGGCTTCATGGAGCTGCTCGCAAACTACTGCGTGAGGGGCGAAGCCAAGCAGGAGAGCACTACCCTGACGGGGCGTTCCCGTACGCCCCAGCTCTCCCAGGAGGAAGTCATCTTTCTGCCGGGGGAAACCCGCTCGCCGCAGATCAACACCAAGACCTACTGGAATGAGCTGATCGTCGTGTGCGCCCTCCTGGGCTTCTCCGTCGTGGTCTTCTCTCTGTTTGTGGTCTACAGGAACCGTGATCACATGAAATCCATGCTCAAGGAGGGAGAGTGCCCCAACATGCAGCAGAAGAAGCCCAGGATGGTGGGCAAACCGGCCGAGAACTTACCGCTGAACGGCACCACCGTCACGACGTCGGCGTCAGATCACAAAGGGTACCAGACCCTCAATGACAACTACCTTTGCAGCACTCCGCCACACGAGTGCTCTTCACCCGACAACACCAAGAGCTTCTCGGAGTCAGAGAAGAGGCCTCTGAACTTAAAAGAGAGCCATGTGGAGATTTCCCCCACATGCCCACGGCCACGAGTCAGACTAGGCTCTGAGATTAAAGACTCTATAGTGTGA